A region from the Salicibibacter cibarius genome encodes:
- a CDS encoding DivIVA domain-containing protein, producing MSLTPVDIHNKQFTKAFRGYDEDEVNEFLDQIIKDYESTIRQKNELFEKVNELEDRLNHFSNMEETLNKSIYVAQESAEDIKRSANKESQLIIRESEKNADRIINDALAKSRKIALETEELKKQASVYRMRFKMLIESQLEMLNDEEWDKLADSFEEEGEEENTADQTSEEA from the coding sequence TTGTCGCTAACCCCGGTAGATATTCACAATAAGCAGTTTACGAAAGCGTTTCGCGGTTATGATGAAGATGAAGTCAACGAATTTCTCGATCAAATCATTAAGGATTATGAGAGTACAATTCGGCAAAAAAATGAATTGTTTGAAAAAGTGAATGAATTGGAAGATCGCCTGAATCATTTTTCCAACATGGAAGAAACGTTGAATAAATCCATTTACGTTGCCCAAGAGTCGGCCGAAGATATTAAACGCAGTGCGAATAAGGAGTCCCAGCTTATTATTCGGGAATCGGAAAAAAATGCCGATCGAATCATCAACGATGCGCTCGCCAAATCCCGCAAAATTGCATTGGAAACCGAAGAATTGAAAAAACAGGCGTCCGTTTATCGCATGCGTTTTAAAATGCTGATTGAATCACAATTGGAAATGCTTAACGATGAGGAATGGGACAAACTTGCCGATTCTTTCGAAGAAGAAGGAGAAGAAGAGAACACGGCCGATCAAACGTCTGAAGAAGCTTAA
- a CDS encoding RNA-binding protein: protein MEIYQHFRKEEFPFIQQVEDWKSHVGTIYEAKLSGFLDPREREIVSAVVGGDETVHVAFFGGRPGAERQRALLYPFYEEAGEHRFQVELFDVDYARKFAEIHHRDLLGALTSLGVKRELFGDITVTKDVLQFFCAKEIADFIQLNLTKAGNTSLKTTPEPLTEAVRIEEDWQEDTAFVSSLRLDVVIAAIYRLPRSKVKPYIERERVKLNWRTTDHPATIVEEGDVISVRGKGRSTLIALEERSRKGRQRIVFGRKTD, encoded by the coding sequence ATGGAGATTTATCAACATTTTCGCAAAGAAGAATTTCCGTTTATCCAGCAAGTGGAAGATTGGAAGTCCCATGTTGGCACGATCTATGAGGCAAAATTAAGCGGCTTTTTGGACCCTCGGGAACGAGAGATCGTGTCAGCGGTCGTTGGCGGGGATGAAACGGTACATGTCGCTTTTTTCGGAGGAAGGCCGGGTGCAGAACGACAACGGGCGCTTCTGTACCCTTTCTATGAAGAGGCAGGAGAACACCGCTTTCAAGTGGAATTGTTCGATGTTGATTATGCGCGCAAATTTGCGGAGATTCATCACCGTGACCTCCTCGGTGCGCTCACTTCGCTTGGGGTGAAACGCGAACTTTTCGGCGATATCACGGTGACGAAAGATGTGTTACAATTTTTTTGTGCGAAAGAAATCGCGGACTTTATCCAATTAAACCTTACGAAAGCGGGAAATACATCGCTGAAAACAACTCCGGAACCTCTTACGGAAGCCGTGCGTATCGAAGAGGACTGGCAGGAAGACACCGCCTTCGTCTCTTCGTTGCGGCTCGATGTGGTCATCGCTGCGATTTATCGTCTTCCTCGTTCAAAGGTGAAGCCATACATAGAGCGGGAACGCGTGAAATTGAATTGGAGAACGACCGATCACCCGGCAACGATCGTGGAAGAGGGCGATGTCATTTCTGTCCGCGGCAAAGGGAGAAGCACGCTAATCGCCTTAGAAGAACGTTCCCGAAAGGGGCGCCAACGGATCGTATTTGGGCGAAAAACAGATTAG
- a CDS encoding YggT family protein, which produces MQMIGQLLSMGINLYTVAVFIYVLSSWIPNLRESNFGQMLGSIVEPYLEPFRKFIPPLGGMMDFSPIVALIALRLAASGVGAIFF; this is translated from the coding sequence ATGCAAATGATTGGCCAACTTTTAAGCATGGGCATTAATTTATATACAGTTGCTGTTTTCATTTATGTCTTATCAAGCTGGATTCCGAACTTGCGGGAATCGAATTTCGGCCAGATGCTCGGCTCGATTGTAGAGCCGTATTTGGAACCCTTCCGTAAATTCATTCCTCCGCTCGGCGGCATGATGGACTTTTCCCCGATTGTCGCGCTAATCGCCTTGCGTCTCGCGGCGAGCGGCGTCGGTGCTATTTTCTTTTAA
- a CDS encoding cell division protein SepF, giving the protein MGFKTRFKRFFDFDEEYYDEEQEIPADDETEPTAKHGKNVVSLQSVQQSAKMVLIEPRTYDEAQEVADHLKNRRSCVINMQRIPNDQAKRIVDFLSGTVYAIGGDIQKIGTGTFLCTPENVDVSGAISEFLHQESAEW; this is encoded by the coding sequence TTGGGCTTTAAAACACGTTTCAAACGTTTTTTTGATTTTGATGAAGAGTATTATGACGAAGAACAAGAAATTCCTGCCGATGACGAAACAGAGCCAACGGCCAAGCATGGAAAAAATGTGGTCAGCTTGCAAAGTGTGCAACAGTCTGCGAAGATGGTTTTAATCGAACCGCGCACGTACGATGAAGCGCAAGAAGTGGCGGATCATTTGAAAAACAGACGTTCGTGTGTCATTAATATGCAGCGGATCCCGAACGATCAAGCTAAAAGAATCGTGGATTTCTTGAGCGGAACGGTATACGCGATCGGCGGAGACATCCAAAAGATCGGCACGGGGACGTTCCTGTGTACCCCGGAAAACGTCGATGTAAGCGGTGCGATCTCCGAATTTCTTCACCAGGAAAGTGCAGAATGGTAG
- a CDS encoding YggS family pyridoxal phosphate-dependent enzyme, with the protein MNIKENYEAIMARVSAACERAGRSPEDVTVMAVTKYVSAERVEKAIAAGVKHFGESRDGGLLEKKQAIKAPVHWHFVGRMQSRKVKEVIHECDVIHSLDRASLAKEINKRYQRETPIDCMVQVNVSGEETKAGVAPDQLENFVRALESYEHIRVAGLMTMAPHTKNPEDVRPYFRQLRELCDDIKRLQLPHAPCQHLSMGMSNDFEQAVEEGATIIRLGTSLVGNETGREA; encoded by the coding sequence ATGAACATCAAGGAAAATTATGAAGCGATTATGGCAAGGGTATCTGCGGCTTGTGAACGCGCAGGCCGGAGCCCGGAAGACGTCACCGTTATGGCGGTAACGAAATACGTATCGGCCGAGCGTGTGGAAAAAGCAATAGCCGCGGGGGTGAAACATTTTGGCGAAAGCCGGGATGGCGGTTTGCTTGAAAAAAAACAAGCCATAAAGGCGCCCGTACACTGGCATTTTGTCGGACGCATGCAAAGCCGAAAAGTGAAAGAGGTTATCCATGAGTGTGACGTGATTCATTCCCTCGATCGCGCGTCTCTAGCGAAAGAAATTAATAAACGTTATCAACGGGAAACACCGATTGATTGCATGGTGCAGGTGAACGTTTCCGGGGAGGAAACGAAGGCGGGGGTAGCCCCCGATCAATTGGAAAACTTCGTGCGTGCCCTCGAATCTTATGAGCACATTCGCGTCGCGGGACTCATGACGATGGCTCCGCACACGAAAAACCCGGAAGACGTGCGCCCGTATTTTCGGCAATTGCGTGAGCTATGTGACGATATTAAACGTTTGCAATTGCCCCATGCCCCTTGTCAACATTTGTCCATGGGGATGTCCAATGATTTTGAACAGGCGGTGGAAGAAGGAGCCACGATTATTCGTTTGGGGACAAGCCTTGTCGGCAATGAAACGGGAAGGGAGGCGTAG
- the pgeF gene encoding peptidoglycan editing factor PgeF, which yields MNREPFALHPTKTLLEIRGPKQVRAGFTTRLGGISRDPYNEANYGFHVGDDSDHVMANREQLANALDISLSRAVFGEQVHGGVVRKVDETDGGRGSFKLDDTIPDVDGLYTTTKNLWLMSLYADCVPLYFYNRGQTIAGIAHAGWKGTAANIGGEMVRIWDEIEGIPAEAIHVVIGPSIGKAAYEVDDKVITALKKVLPRGKEPWTQHESGLFQLDLKEANALLLEKAGIKRAHMDISNACTYENEELFFSHRRDSGQTGRMMAYIGFLNTAGSDEE from the coding sequence ATGAATAGAGAACCTTTTGCCCTACATCCAACGAAAACATTGCTTGAGATCCGCGGCCCAAAACAGGTGCGTGCCGGGTTTACGACACGGCTCGGCGGCATTAGCCGTGACCCATATAACGAGGCGAACTACGGTTTTCATGTCGGCGATGATTCCGATCATGTCATGGCTAATCGCGAGCAACTTGCCAATGCCCTCGACATTTCGCTTTCGCGCGCGGTGTTCGGCGAGCAGGTGCACGGCGGTGTGGTCCGGAAAGTTGATGAAACCGACGGTGGGCGCGGGAGCTTTAAACTTGATGATACGATTCCCGATGTGGATGGCCTATATACGACAACGAAAAACCTGTGGCTCATGAGTTTATACGCCGATTGTGTTCCGCTTTATTTTTATAACCGCGGGCAAACGATCGCAGGTATCGCCCATGCCGGTTGGAAAGGGACCGCCGCTAATATCGGGGGCGAGATGGTCAGGATATGGGACGAAATCGAAGGAATCCCCGCCGAAGCTATCCATGTGGTGATCGGACCGTCCATCGGAAAGGCCGCTTACGAAGTGGACGACAAGGTGATTACTGCGCTAAAAAAAGTATTGCCCCGAGGAAAAGAACCGTGGACGCAACACGAGTCCGGGCTCTTTCAATTGGATTTAAAAGAAGCAAACGCGTTGTTGCTTGAAAAAGCAGGCATTAAACGCGCGCATATGGATATAAGCAACGCGTGCACCTATGAAAACGAAGAGTTATTTTTTTCGCATCGGCGCGACTCCGGCCAAACCGGGCGCATGATGGCTTATATAGGGTTTTTGAACACCGCGGGGAGTGACGAAGAGTAA
- a CDS encoding YlmC/YmxH family sporulation protein yields the protein MLKITDLQSKEVVNVQTGKRLGSLGDVDINLMTGNIESLIITGSGRLLGMFGRDDEMIIPWTQIAKIGTDVILVYVHGTETSSFQ from the coding sequence ATGTTGAAAATCACCGATCTGCAATCAAAAGAAGTGGTGAACGTTCAAACGGGAAAACGATTGGGGTCACTTGGGGACGTGGACATTAATTTGATGACCGGGAACATAGAATCCTTAATCATTACCGGGTCGGGGCGGTTGTTGGGGATGTTCGGACGCGATGATGAAATGATTATTCCCTGGACGCAAATCGCAAAAATCGGAACCGATGTTATCCTCGTTTATGTACATGGAACAGAAACGTCGAGTTTTCAATAA
- the sigG gene encoding RNA polymerase sporulation sigma factor SigG: MTRNKVEICGVDTSKLPVLKNDEMRVLFERLQSGDETARETLVNGNLRLVLSVIQRFNNRGEFVDDLFQVGCIGLMKSIDNFDLSHNVKFSTYAVPMIIGEIRRYLRDNNPIRVSRSLRDTAYKALQVRDRLMSEKNRATEPTVQEIAKELDTPKEDVVFALDAIQDPVSLFEPIYNDGGDPIYVMDQVSDEKVSDTSWVEHIALQEAMIRLNDREKKILDMRFFQGKTQMEVAEEIGISQAQVSRLEKAAVQQMNKHSQ, from the coding sequence ATGACACGCAACAAAGTAGAGATCTGCGGTGTGGACACATCGAAGCTGCCCGTTTTGAAAAATGATGAAATGCGAGTGTTATTCGAACGCCTGCAATCCGGTGATGAAACAGCAAGAGAAACATTGGTGAATGGAAACTTGCGACTCGTCCTTAGTGTCATTCAACGTTTCAATAATCGAGGTGAGTTTGTTGATGATTTGTTTCAAGTTGGCTGTATCGGCTTGATGAAAAGCATTGATAATTTCGATCTCAGCCATAACGTGAAGTTTTCTACTTATGCCGTGCCCATGATTATCGGTGAAATTCGCCGCTACTTGCGCGATAACAATCCGATCAGGGTTTCCCGTTCTCTTCGCGATACGGCGTACAAAGCATTACAAGTTCGCGACCGTCTCATGTCCGAAAAAAACCGGGCAACGGAACCGACCGTTCAGGAGATCGCAAAAGAGCTTGACACGCCGAAAGAAGACGTCGTTTTTGCGCTTGATGCCATTCAAGATCCGGTTTCGTTGTTTGAGCCGATCTACAACGACGGCGGGGACCCGATCTATGTCATGGACCAAGTGAGCGATGAAAAAGTAAGCGATACATCGTGGGTTGAACATATTGCTTTGCAAGAAGCGATGATTCGACTTAATGACCGCGAAAAGAAAATACTCGACATGCGTTTTTTTCAAGGGAAAACACAAATGGAAGTGGCCGAAGAAATTGGGATTTCCCAAGCCCAAGTATCCCGGCTGGAAAAAGCAGCTGTTCAACAGATGAACAAACATAGTCAATAA
- the sigE gene encoding RNA polymerase sporulation sigma factor SigE: MKVHFLKRWYKILAFFGIKTDSIYYIGGSEALPPPLSKEEEADLLAKLPDGDEEVRGILIERNLRLVVYIARKFENTGINIEDLISIGTIGLIKGVNTFNPEKKIKLATYASRCIENEILMYLRRNNKTRFEISFDEPLNVDWDGNELLLSDVMGTEEDIITRGIEDKVDKSLLRRALTTLNPREKQIMELRFGLAGQKEKTQKDVADMLGISQSYISRLEKRIIRRLKKEFNKMV, translated from the coding sequence ATAAAGGTTCACTTTTTGAAACGCTGGTATAAAATCCTTGCCTTTTTTGGCATAAAAACGGACAGCATTTATTATATCGGTGGAAGTGAGGCGCTGCCGCCACCGCTTTCAAAAGAAGAGGAAGCGGACCTACTTGCCAAACTGCCGGATGGAGACGAGGAAGTGCGCGGCATTTTGATCGAACGCAACCTCCGGCTCGTCGTCTATATTGCCCGTAAATTTGAGAACACCGGTATTAATATTGAAGATTTGATTAGCATTGGGACGATCGGTCTCATCAAAGGGGTCAACACATTTAATCCGGAAAAAAAGATAAAGCTGGCCACTTACGCCTCACGCTGTATTGAAAATGAGATTTTGATGTATTTGCGGAGGAACAATAAAACCCGTTTTGAAATTTCTTTTGATGAACCGCTAAATGTCGATTGGGACGGCAATGAGCTGCTACTCTCGGATGTGATGGGGACTGAAGAAGACATCATCACTCGGGGCATCGAGGATAAAGTCGATAAATCCCTGCTTCGGCGGGCATTAACAACACTCAATCCCCGGGAAAAACAAATCATGGAGCTTCGGTTCGGGCTTGCCGGCCAGAAGGAAAAAACACAAAAAGATGTGGCAGATATGCTCGGGATCTCACAATCTTATATTTCCCGGCTGGAAAAACGCATTATTCGCAGACTGAAAAAAGAATTTAATAAAATGGTGTAA